Proteins from a single region of Cryptococcus neoformans var. neoformans JEC21 chromosome 6 sequence:
- a CDS encoding 40s ribosomal protein s15, putative: MAEFTSQEEAAAKKASRSFKKYQYRGVELENLLDLSNEEFINLVHARARRRFQRGLKRRPMGLIKKLRKAKTEAGPNEKPAMVKTHLRDMIIVPEMIGSVVGVYNGKTFTTVEVKPEMTGHYLGEFSITYKPVGHSRGANMKDSRFVPLK, from the exons ATG GCTGAGTTCACTTCTCAAGAGGAAGCCGCTGCCAAGAAGGCCTCCAGGTCTTTCAAGAAGTACCAGTACAGGGGTGTCGAGCTTGAGAACCTCCTCGACCTTTCCAACGAGGAGTTCATCAAC CTCGTCCACGCCCGTGCCCGAAGGAGGTTCCAGCGAGGTCTTAAGCGACGACCCATGGGTCTCATCAAGAAGCTCCGAAAGGCTAAGACTGAGGCCGGCCCCAACGAGAAGCCCGCTATGGTCAAGACCCACCTCCGAGACATGATCATCGTCCCCGAGATGATTGGTTCCGTTGTTGGTGTCTAC AACGGCAAGACCTTCACCACCGTCGAGGTTAAGCCTGAGATGACTGGCCACTACCTCGGTGAATTCTCCATCACTTACAAGCCTGTCGGTCACTCTCGAGGTGCCAACATGAAGGACTCTCGATT CGTTCCCCTCAAGTAA
- a CDS encoding mitochondrion protein, putative: protein MMLPRLPRRTVSAGSLAIVEGKGLFSFRPGAKLPRVFSTSIRQVPRQEKSKFTIWARRLAILGAGGGVVYIYDKEVNASALTRSLRTGYIGILCTLDYKINFAPSKADEIEALHTRVANRLRWVIDINQGLYLKLGQALGLQAALLPKPYREAFGHVFDRAPAVSYDEVVGVFIKDLGVKPEDIFQEFSRDPFASASVAQVHKAILKPGVGDERPGKIVAVKVQKPAIEKQMEWDLFSYRSLMWLSEKLFDMPMYFVAKYVSNQMRFETSFIHEASNARRCAEFLERTTELRGDVYVPRVYGKDEGCQESDRVMIMEWIDGCRLNDKEQLENWGLNLREVMDLAISTMSAMTFSWGFVHCDPHPGNILVRPHPTKKGKPQIVLIDHGLYIELPQQFREDYCRLWRSLFVIDIPTIESIAKKWGIALDPNLFASAILLRPFQVRKDKSRPKNDPKPTEEDKYQQQLELKRRLKTMLENERLIPRELIFLSRCQRMMQANNQILGSPSSRINLTAKWASIGYTRSLTNSRSLHNVGLTMWLRDRWDTFVFRFTLSIVNIAFWLTTLRQKLIPREKGSWEDRIQAQFEAMAKEEFGIEIDDQVFLG from the exons ATGATGTTACCTCGACTGCCACGCCGAACTGTATCTGCAGGAAGCTTGGCCATTGTCGAAGGAAAGGGATTGTTTTCTTTTAGACCCGGAGCCAAGTTGCCTCGGGTATTTTCTACTTCGATACGCCAAGTACCCAGACAGGAGAAATCAAAATTTACCATATGGGCCAGGAGATTGGCTATTTTAGGCGCTGGAGGAGGTGTGGTTTATATCTACGACAAGGAGGTAAACGCAAGTGCTCTGACCAGGAGTTTGAGGACTGGCTATATCGG TATTTTGTGTACATTAGATT ATAAAATCAATTTTGCCCCATCCAAAGCAGATGAGATAGAAGCACTTCATACACGGGTGGCTAATCGTTTAAGATGGGTCATTGATATTAACCAAGGGCTTTATCTGAAACTTGGTCAAGCACTTGGATTGCAGGctgcccttcttcccaaaccTTATCGAGAAGCCTTCGGTCATGTTTTCGATCGAGCGCCCGCAGTGTCGTATGACGAGGTCGTAGGAGTATTCATAAAAGATCTGGGTGTCAAACCCGAAGATATCTTTCAAGAATTCTCTAGGGATCCCTTCGCGTCAGCATCAGTGGCTCAAGTTCATAAAGCAATACTGAAACCCGGggtgggagatgagagacCAGGAAAGATAGTGGCGGTTAAGGTGCAGAAGCCAGCTATCGAGAAGCAGATGGAATGGGATCTGTTTAGTTACAG ATCGCTCATGTGGTTGTCTGAGAAGCTGTTTGATATGCCCA TGTATTTCGT GGCTAAATACGTCTCCAATCAGATGCGTTTTGAAACTTCCTTTATCCACGAAGCTTCCAATGCTAGGCGATGCGCCGAGTTTCTGGAACGTACTACAGAGCTCAGGGGCGATGTATACGTTCCTCGAGTATACGGGAAAGATGAGGGCTGCCAGGAAAGTGATCGTGTGATGATTATGGAGTGGATCGACGGATGTCG TTTGAACGATAAGGAACAGCTTGAAAACTGGGGCCTCAATCTTCGCGAAGTAATGGATTTAGCCATATCGACAATGTCGGCTATGACTTTTTCGTGGGGATTCGTCCATTGTGACCCCCATCCAGGGAACATCCTGGTGCGACCTCATCCTACCAAAAAAGGGAAACCGCAAATA GTCCTTATAGACCATGGACTATACATCGAGCTCCCCCAGCAGTTCCGCGAAGATTACTGCAGATTATGGAGGTCCCTTTTCGTCATTGATATCCCTACAATAGAAAGCATCGCGAAAAAATGGGGTATCGCTCTCGATCCCAACTT GTTCGCTTCAgctattcttcttcgaccttTTCAAGTGCGCAAAGACAAGTCAAGACCCAAAAATGATCCGAAACCCacggaggaggacaagTATCAACAACAGTTAGAACTGAAGCGAAGACTGAAAACAATGTTAGAGAATGAGCGATTGATACCGAGA GAGTTAATCTTCTTATCCCGCTGCCAGAGAATGATGCAGGCCAACAACCAGATACTCGGCTCCCCTTCCTCGCGAATCAATCTCACCGCTAAATGGGCATCCATAGGCTATACTCGTTCTCTCACCAACTCTCGTTCGTTGCATAATGTCGGTTTGACAATGTGGTTGCGCGATAGATGGGATACGTTTGTCTTTAGGTTTACTTTGAGTATCGTGAATATTGCGTTCTGGTTGACAACCTTGAGGCAGA AACTTATCCCgcgagaaaaaggaagctgGGAAGATAGAATACAGGCGCAGTTCGAGGCAATggcaaaggaagagttTGGAATAGAAATTGACGATCAAGTCTTCTTGGGCTAA
- a CDS encoding myosin heavy chain, putative, translating to MAEDKAKEERAKQAERARKLLAQRKKKKAVEAGTASEFQTPASVDTPTFPSARTSLDDAQPESEKSKNADAKDQGVKPVDVKVETEVIEEETPQEADIKEKPQLEARLEEAAVPNQETPDKPAPVEEERSAPEPPKESKKSKKKAAKKEKQEAAKAAEAEAEAKVQEDAGSEKATEDVAQVEQTPAGSSQNETKETETSEGVKPAPEASSIEPKPQPQAQGTVKHTEETSNDSLANLQETVSLLLNERSELQSQLSSLRSELETAQGDTKLLEQGRELIKNLEGEKRSLEFQLNEVQEKAARIEGLERQVKSTENDLDEVKKAKKYLQEEKERLESELVAQRDAEKERVGKLEKAIERSREREGGLEAEIRRLRQNHNELSNNLSNLAADLDSLRSSSALTESTLADLQAAHATLRSVHDQLSSDHSTLKDEHSRLYSKHSLLQDTHSSTNTTFKSLQDAHTSLQSELESIKSKLNNATKRADTAEKRKAALQNDNEELFKQLEEVREKVVQAMEEKAVLASEVEGWEMKGRGWENTKAEMEKDLEVKDAEATDLHDQMSSLAEENSSRAEQITSLSSQLSKAQEQIFSLQSSLLAAQAAAIPLPASPLASTSALSPPQENPDLLSTAEAAHALEVSNLTAVIRSLEDGLYKREMRLHELERQIMNLSGRSGTYRSTSGSGSGNGAKGYFFSPPDQEPSAPQSPTIALKPRLNPVDAILPHSVRHKRQVSLNALKARMEPSMSLKGASPLRGSRTMGEIKEEVNMGDEGRRESMDSRIVGVRKQFGDEIMFCCPACDGHLITL from the exons ATGGCAGAAGACAaggccaaagaagaaagggcAAAACAGGCAGAGAGAGCGAGGAAGCTG CTCGCtcagagaaagaagaagaaagcagTAGAGGCTGGTACAGCGTCGGAATTTCAGACACCTGCATCAGTAGATACTCCTACTTTCCCATCAGCAAGGACAAGCTTGGATGATGCGCAGCCAGAGAGTGAGAAATCCAAGAACGCTGACGCTAAAGACCAAGGAGTTAAACCAGTCGATGTAAAAGTGGAAACTGAAGTAATAGAGGAAGAAACACCGCAGGAGGCGGATATAAAAGAAAAGCCGCAACTTGAAGCTCGTCTCGAGGAAGCTGCTGTACCAAACCAAGAAACGCCCGACAAACCGGCACcagtagaagaagaaaggtcTGCGCCGGAACCGCCTAAGGAGtccaagaagagcaagaagaaggctgctaagaaagaaaaacaagaagcTGCTAAAGCAGCAGAGGCGGAAGCAGAAGCCAAAGTCCAGGAGGATGCGGGATCTGAGAAAGCGACCGAGGACGTTGCTCAGGTGGAACAAACTCCCGCTGGGAGCTCGCAGAATGAGACCAAGGAGACTGAGACGTCTGAAGGCGTGAAACCAGCACCCGAAGCTTCAAGCATTGAACCTAAACCTCAACCCCAAGCACAAGGGACTGTCAAGCACACAGAGGAAACCTCCAACGACTCCTTGGCTAATCTTCAAGAAACTGtatcccttctcctcaacgAACGTTCAGAACTCCAATCCCAGCTATCCTCCCTTCGCTCTGAGCTTGAAACGGCCCAGGGAGACACGAAACTCTTGGAACAAGGGCGAGAGTTAATCAAGAACCTGGAGGGGGAGAAACGATCATTGGAATTCCAATTGAACGAGGtgcaggagaaggcggcTAGGATTGAGGGTCTGGAAAGGCAAGTGAAGAGCACTGAAAACGACTTGGACGAGGtaaagaaggcgaagaaatATCTgcaggaagaaaaggaacgGTTGGAGTCGGAACTTGTGGCGCAACGAGATgctgagaaagaaagagtgGGAAAACTGGAAAAAGCTATTGAAAGgtcaagagaaagggaaggtgGTCTTGAAGCGGAGATCAGAAGATTACGGCAG AATCATAACGAACTTTCAAACAACCTGTCCAATCTAGCCGCTGATCTTGACTCCCTCCGGTCTTCATCAGCCCTTACAGAGTCGACCCTTGCGGATCTTCAAGCCGCCCACGCCACTCTCCGATCTGTCCATGATCAGCTCAGTAGCGACCACTCTACCCTTAAAGACGAACATTCACGACTATATTCTAAACATTCTTTACTTCAAGATACGCATTCCTCTACAAACACCACATTTAAGTCTCTCCAAGACGCACATACCTCTTTGCAATCCGAGCTTGAATCCATCAAATCCAAATTAAATAACGCCACGAAACGCGCAGACACCGCCGAGAAGCGGAAGGCAGCTTTGCAGAATGATAACGAAGAATTGTTTAAGCAGCTTGAGGAGGTGCGGGAAAAGGTCGTGCAagcaatggaagagaaggcagTGTTGGCTAGCGAGGTCGAAGggtgggagatgaagggtaGAGGGTGGGAAAACACTAaggcagagatggagaaggatctAGAAGTGAAAGATGCTGAAGCTACG GACCTTCACGACCAAATGTCATCACTTGCAGAAGAAAACTCTTCCAGAGCAGAGCAAAtcacttctctctcctcccagcTCTCCAAAGCTCAAGAACAGATCTTCTCCCTCCAATCATCCCTACTTGCCGCACAAGCTGCTGccatccctctccccgCTTCCCCCTTAGCGTCCACCTCTGCCCTTAGCCCTCCGCAGGAAAACCCCGACTTATTGAGCACCGCTGAAGCAGCCCATGCGCTGGAAGTGAGTAACCTCACAGCTGTCATCCGTAGCTTGGAAGACGGATTGTACAAGCGCGAAATGCGATTGCATGAATTGGAGAGACAGATAATGAATCTTTCTGGCCGATCTGGGACGTACAGGTCCACGAGCGGGAGTGGTAGTGGTAATGGGGCCAAGGGAtacttcttctcgccgCCTGATCAAGAGCCATCAGCTCCCCAATCGCCCACCATTGCTCTTAAGCCGAGGTTAAATCCTGTAGACGCCATCCTCCCTCACTCAGTACGACATAAACGTCAAGTATCTCTCAATGCTCTGAAAGCGAGAATGGAACCTAGCATGAGCCTTAAAGGTGCTTCGCCGCTGAGAGGTTCGAGAACGATGGGCGagatcaaagaagaagttaatatgggagatgaaggaaggcGAGAAAGTATGGACAGTCGGATCGTTGGTGTGAGAAAACAATTCGGAGACGAGATCATGTTCTGCTGTCCCGCATGTGATGGACATCTCATCACACTCTAA
- a CDS encoding import inner membrane translocase subunit tim44, mitochondrial precursor, putative — protein MHSRPVFLRALRLRQQPLPARRFLPPQSLRPLSSTARLLDESKKSEQQSQKKKSTNDEPITPRSPWAVFTQVLKEEIEKNKGWQDNVKQLQGDVDKFADSAAMKRAKDVYEKTRLTNLIKNNPRIQSAVGDLQKAGISVHDAVQHALADSEVLKAISAATNRFVSAASSATAPIRDTKAYKLMAESLEEAFEDESGVGSRYGGYEEKEARRKKREMRAKKAGRAAIKRVEENPEAGEALVLSDKPESVSRLAFIKESPTYQRMMENYYESDSPFVSAIRTIGTKVGSLFEENETAQVIRAMKALDPNFRMDRWTGELREYIVPEVVDAYLSADRESLKAWCGEATFNVLWATMGQFIKQGLVSDSKILDIKHVDIAHGKMLENNIPVFVITFATQEQLLFRSAKTGKVVVGSEDDVEQCRYAMVITRLESELENELTGGWKVVEMARRGARGGL, from the exons ATGCACTCCCGACCAGTCTTCCTTCGTGCTCTTCGACTCCGACAACAGCCACTCCCCGCCCGCCGattcctccctccccagTCGCTCCGTCCCCTCTCATCTACAGCCCGTCTCTTGGACGAGTCGAAAAAGTCTGAACAACAATcacaaaagaaaaagtcaACCAACGATGAGCCTATCACCCCTCGATCTCCGTGGGCCGTTTTCACCCAGGTCTtaaaggaggagattgagaagaacaaggggTGGCAGGACAATGTCAAGCAGTTGCAAGGTGATGTTGACAAGTTCGCCGATAGTGCTGCTATGAAGAGGGCCAAGGATGTGTATGAGAAGACTAGG CTCACCAACTTGATCAAAAACAATCCTCGAATCCAATCTGCAGTCGGTGATCTTCAAAAGGCTGGTATCTCCGTGCACGACGCTGTCCAGCACGCTCTCGCCGATTCCGAAGTTCTCAAGGCCATCTCTGCCGCTACCAACCGTTTCGTTTCTGCCGCCTCTAGCGCTACTGCGCCCATTAGAGACACAAAGGCGTACAAGTTGATGGCTGAGAGTCTCGAAGAGGCctttgaagatgagagtgGTGTTGGGAGTAGATATGGTGGTtacgaggagaaggaggctaggagaaagaagagggagatgagggcTAAGAAAGCTGGAAGAGCTGCCATCAAAAGGGTCGAGGAAAATCCTGA AGCTGGTGAGGCTCTTGTTCTCTCCGACAAGCCCGAGTCCGTCTCTCGTCTTGCGTTTATCAAGGAATCCCCCACCTATCAACGTATGATGGAGAATTACTATGAGTCTGACTCTCCCTTCGTTTCTGCCATCCGAACCATCGGTACCAAGGTCGGCTCTTTGTTCGAAGAGAACGAGACCGCTCAAGTCATCCGTGCCATGAAGGCTTTAGACCCCAATTTTAGGATGGACAGGTGGACTGGGGAGTTGAGAGAGTACATTGTACCTGAAGTTGTCGATGCCTATCTGAGTGCAGACAGGGAAAGCTTGAAGGCTTGGTGTGGTGAAGCT ACCTTTAACGTCCTTTGGGCGACCATGGGCCAATTCATTAAACAAGGCCTTGTTTCCGACTCGAAGATCCTCGACATCAAGCATGTTGACATTGCTCACGGCAAAATGCTTGAGAACAACATCCCAGTGTTCGTCATTACCTTTGCCACCCAAGAACAACTCCTCTTCCGATCAGCCAAGACCGGAaaggttgttgttggatcagaggatgatgttgagCAGTGCAGGTACGCGATGGTGATTACGAGGTTGGAGTCAGAGTTGGAGAATGAGTTGACTGGCGGCTGGAAGGTTGTTGAG ATGGCCAGGAGGGGTGCCAGAGGTGGACTGTAG
- a CDS encoding expressed protein, protein MSCPCVSPTNPLPSGDIVTLSPFPPEVTELILHYLARRCCNSHFTTILRLSRKVYETHVYQLYEEITLHDGNVEAVFAGMADAHDNQEPASLGGGIKQYTFSKEWNDEDRFTVFPWFTGTMNQATGKISFFKCHPGAQKIMLLKQCNYLRIQTANALLRMLEAVDSFSQEADTFGTHTIPAGPFEFISRPEPKLFQEMAGVSLGEELIRNLLEEPAQWLPPLMALEDAWQSCGSLCLYIPNDLPDSVANEPFHSTYDLVEALRPFHLVMHNASIWNTVYAYPVHNMTFDLVPASEENGIDDSKNREAEIESIVEWCKVLSRVTDTEEELYPTKLTFANFGTIRSGETGEVRPLYAENGKLFRQTPAYQHYIKKIAEELQSNEEFAKWISVMVSPPLLAGPYSCEVCARGRHL, encoded by the exons ATGTCCTGCCCTTGTGTCAGTCCGACAAACCCCTTGCCGTCTGGCGATATCGTCACTCTCTCCCCGTTCCCGCCTGAAGTTACTGAACTCATTCTCCATTACCTTGCGAGGAGATGTTGTAATTCGCACTTCACCACTATCCTTCGTTTATCACGCAAGGTGTACGAAACCCACGTGTACCAGTTGTACGAAGAAATTACTCTTCACGATGGAAACGTTGAGGCCGTATTTGCGGGCATGGCAGATGCTCATGATAATCAGGAACCAGCATCTCTTGGGGGAGGCATAAAACAGTACACGTTTTCCAAAGAATGGAACGATGAGGATCGCTTTACTGTGTTTCCATGGTTTACAGGGACGATGAATCAAGCCACGGGAAAGATTTCGTTCTTCAAGTGTCATCCCGGCGCTCAGAAAATTATGCTATTGAAACAGTGCAACTACCTTCGGATACAGACTGCCAATGCCCTCCTCAGGATGTTAGAGGCAGTAGATAGTTTCTCCCAAGAGGCTGACACTTTTGGCACCCATACCATACCGGCGGGTCCCTTTGAGTTCATCTCTCGTCCTGAACCCAAGCTCTTTCAAGAAATGGCAGGCGTTTCACTCGGAGAAGAGCTCATACGAAACCTCCTGGAGGAGCCTGCACAATGGCTTCCACCATTGATGGCGCTCGAAGATGCGTGGCAATCTTGCGGCAGCCTTTGTCTATATATTCCAAACGACTTACCTGACTCAGTCGCCAATGAACCTTTCCATTCTACCTATGATCTGGTAGAGGCATTGCGTCCTTTCCACCTCGTAATGCACAATGCCAGTATTTGGAATACGGTATACGCATACCCTGTTCACAACATGACGTTTGATCTTGTCCCCGCGTCCGAAGAAAATGGGATAGACGACTCGAAGAACAGAGAAGCGGAGATCGAATCCATCGTGGAATGGTGCAAAGTGTTGTCAAGGGTTACGGatactgaagaaga GCTATATCCTACTAAATTAACTTTTGCAAACTTTGGCACAATTAGATCCGGTGAGACAGGGGAAGTCCGCCCTTTGTACGCGGAGAATGGGAAGCTTTTCCGCCAAACCCCAGCCTATCAACACTacatcaagaagattgcTGAGGAGTTGCAATCCAATGAGGAGTTTGCAAAATGGATCAGTGTGATGGTTTCCCCGCCATTACTCGCTGGGCCATACTCGTGCGAGGTCTGCGCTCGAGGTAGGCACTTGTAG
- a CDS encoding aldehyde dehydrogenase (alddh), putative: protein MAPTFTHEFNHAGYKGKVEVPTGIFINGEWASSVDKNAKTIDVYNPTTGEVLTKIPEALEADVNKAVEVAHNAFNNSWGLSVPGFKRGEYLIKIAELMERDLDILASLEALDNGKTFGAAKGFDVIESARTFRYYGGWADKIHGKVIETSSSKLTYTLHEPVGVCGQIIPWNFPLLMFSWKIAPALAAGNTVVIKPSELTPLTAMYMTKLFNEAGLPKGVINVVVGYGQTVGNALAGHPAIDKVAFTGSTAVGRKVMEEASKSNIKKVTLELGGKSANIVFEDADFEEAVKYSAQGIFFNHGQTCCAGSRIYVQKPIYEKFVKAFKEQTSKLKVGDPFDPNTYQGPQVSQIQAERIMSYVDHGKQEGATVITGGKRCGDKGYFIEPTVFGDVTANMKIVKEEIFGPVVVVSPFETEEEALEHANDSVYGLASAVFTSNISRATRVASKLKAGTVWINCYNELHPQVPFGGFKQSGLGRELGEYALENYTEIKAVQINVGAKCAIPT from the exons ATGGCTCCCACATTCACACATGAATTCAACCACGCCGGCTACAAGGGCAAGGTCGAGGTCCCTACCGGTATCTTTATCAACGGCGAATGGGCCTCTTCCGTCGACAAGAATGCCAAGACCATTGA CGTCTACAACCCCACTACAGGCGAGGTCCTTACCAAAATTCCCGAGGCTTTGGAGGCCGACGTTAACAAGGCCGTCGAGGTCGCCCACAATGCTTTCAACAACTCTTGGGGTCTCAGCGTCCCCGGTTTCAAGCGAGGAGAGTACCTCATTAAGATTGCCGAGTTGATGGAGAGGGACCTTGATATCCTTGCTTCTCTTGAAGCTCTCGACAACGGCAAAACTTTCGGCGCTGCTAAGGGCTTCGACGTTATCGAATCTGCCAGAACATTTAGGTACTACGGTGGATGGGCGGACAAGATCCACGGCAAGGTTATTGAG acctcttcttctaaGCTCACATACACCCTCCATGAACCTGTCGGTGTCTGCGGTCAAATTATCCCCTGGaacttccctcttctcatGTTCTCATGGAAGATCGCTCCCGCTCTTGCTGCTGGTAACACTGTCGTTATCAAGCCTTCAGAGCTTACTCCTTTGACCGCCATGTACATGACTAAGCTCTTCAATGAGGCTGGTCTCCCCAAAGGTGTCATTAACGTTGTCGTTGG TTACGGCCAGACCGTCGGTAATGCCCTTGCTGGTCACCCTGCCATTGACAAGGTCGCTTTCACTGGTTCCACCGCCGTCGGCCGAAAGGTTATGGAGGAGGCTTCCAAGTCCAACATCAAGAAGGTGACCCTTGAGCTCGGTGGAAAGAGCGCCAACATCGTCTTCGAGGACGCCGACTTCGAGGAAGCTGTCAAATATTCCGCTCAGGGTATCTTTTTCAACCACGGTCAGACCTGT TGTGCCGGTTCTCGAATCTACGTCCAGAAGCCTATCTATGAAAAGTTCGTCAAGGCCTTCAAGGAGCAAACctccaagctcaaggtcgGAGACCCCTTCGACCCTAACACCTATCAGGGTCCTCAGGTTTCTCAGATTCAGGCTGAGCGAATCATGAGCTATGTCGACCACGGCAAACAGGAAGGTGCTACTGTCATCACTGGTGGCAAGCGATGCGGTGACAAGGGTTACTTCATTGAGCCT ACTGTTTTCGGCGACGTCACCGCCAACATGAAAATcgtgaaggaggagatcTTTGGCCCCGTCGTCGTTGTTTCTCCGTTTGAgaccgaggaggaggctcTTGAACATGCCAACGACTCTGTCTACGGTCTTGCTTCCGCTGTCTTCACTTCCAACATCTCTCGAGCTACCCGAGTCGCCAGTAAGCTCAAGGCTGGTACCGTTTGGATCAACTGTTACAACGagcttcatcctcaagtGCCCTTCGGTGGTTTCAAACAGTCTGGTCTCGGTCGAGAGTTGGGAGAGTACGCTCTCGAGAACTACACCGAAATCAAGGCTGTCCAAATCAACGTCGGTGCCAAGTGCGCTATCCCTACTTAA